From the genome of Lotus japonicus ecotype B-129 chromosome 6, LjGifu_v1.2, one region includes:
- the LOC130723197 gene encoding inactive receptor-like serine/threonine-protein kinase At2g40270, with translation MEEEAWRFFTWLKFCRVVAFMLMVSPFPLSMHHCRCSTLNNEGLAMLKMRERVTRDPLEALWSWNDEEGVIDPCSWFGVECSEGNVVSLNLKDLCLHGTLAPEIGKLVHIKSIILRNNSFFGDIPKEILHLEELEVLDLGFNNFSGPFPSEDLANNPSLTTLLLDNNDYLSNLTPDDVYKLKIISELHVHEEQQTGDLTRNTSGGISNFWHIGRQGVNAYRRSLLQASNTASPNTKRDEDNETLSPTTSHFPSSLSPVSEPFTPSPSIVSTSESPSNPPSSFLRSPEVSPSPSPSLSPSPSSFFFTLSTSPSPLVAPTPEKSLLTNTPSIESTPPNSNWDSTNSSASSPNQENSNSSNIKQHSVIIWFTIGGFSFLILVSATVLICFRSSKVVTVKPWATGLSGQLRKAFITGVPSLKRAELEVACEDFSNIIGSLPYGAVYKGTLSSGVEIAVASPAVTSSKNWSKAMEAQFRKKIEMLSRVNHKNFVNLIGYCAENKPFTRMMVFEYASNGSLFEHLHIREAEQLDWAMRMRIAMGIAYCLEHLHQLTPPIAHKNLLTSSIYLTEDYAAKLSDLSLWSDIVATEKVSEATQLLETTSAHIKGNVYSFGVILFELITGRIPFGVDNDFLADWAAEYIRGQPLREMVDISLNFLKPDEIEKWSEVINNCVHPDPEKRPTMREVTAKLKEITSMGPDGATPKSSPLWWAELEIISADLSSDINP, from the exons atggAAGAAGAAGCATGGAGATTCTTCACTTGGTTAAAGTTCTGTCGCGTGGTGGCATTTATGCTGATGGTATCTCCGTTCCCGTTGAGCATGCATCATTGTCGTTGTTCCACTTTGAACAACGAAG GGTTGGCGATGttaaagatgagggagagaGTGACGAGGGATCCTTTGGAGGCTTTATGGAGTTGGAATGATGAAGAAGGAGTCATTGATCCGTGCTCGTGGTTCGGAGTGGAGTGCTCCGAAGGCAATGTTGTCTCCTT GAATTTGAAAGATCTATGCCTCCACGGAACACTAGCACCAGAAATTGGGAAGCTGGTTCACATAAAATCAAT TATTTTGCGTAACAATTCTTTCTTCGGAGACATCCCAAAGGAGATACTACATTTGGAGGAACTGGAAGTTCTTGACTTGGGATTTAACAACTTCAGTGGACCATTTCCATCTGAAGACCTTGCCAACAATCCATCTCTGACTACCCT TTTATTGGACAACAATGACTATCTATCAAACCTGACTCCAGATGATGTGTATAAGCTCAAGATCATTTCTGAATTGCATGTACATGAAGAACAGCAAACTGGTGATTTGACAAGAAACACAAGTGGTGGCATTTCTAATTTCTG GCACATTGGACGACAAGGAGTTAATGCATATAGAAGGTCACTTCTCCAAGCATCAAATACTGCCTCACCCAACACTAAAAGGGATGAAGACAATGAGACTCTTTCACCAACAACATCACATTTTCCCTCTTCATTATCACCAGTTTCTGAGCCTTTCACACCATCACCATCAATAGTTTCCACATCAGAAAGTCCCTCAAATCCACCGTCATCTTTTTTGAGATCTCCAGAAGTTTCCCCTTCACcatctccctccctctctcccTCACCCTCAAGTTTCTTTTTTACTCTTTCAACCTCACCTTCACCTCTGGTAGCACCAACTCCAGAGAAATCACTTTTAACAAATACACCTTCAATTGAGTCCACACCACCAAATTCTAATTGGGATTCAACAAACTCCTCTGCTTCATCTCCAAACCAAGAGAATTCAAACAGTTCAAACATAAAGCAACATTCTGTGATTATTTGGTTTACAATTGGAGGCTTCTCCTTCCTGATTTTGGTATCAGCAACTGTTTTAATTTGCTTCAGAAGTAGTAAGGTTGTAACTGTAAAACCTTGGGCCACAGGGTTGAGTGGTCAGCTGAGGAAAGCATTTATAACAG GTGTTCCAAGTCTGAAAAGAGCAGAACTTGAGGTAGCTTGTGAAGATTTCAGCAACATCATTGGTTCTCTGCCCTATGGGGCTGTTTATAAAGGGACTCTTTCAAGTGGAGTTGAGATAGCTGTAGCGTCCCCTGCGGTAACGTCATCCAAAAATTGGTCAAAAGCTATGGAAGCTCAATTCCGAAAGAAG ATTGAGATGTTATCAAGGGTGAACCACAAGAACTTTGTGAATCTTATAGGGTATTGTGCAGAGAACAAGCCATTCACAAGGATGATGGTTTTTGAGTACGCTTCAAATGGATCGCTATTTGAGCATCTACACA TTAGAGAAGCAGAACAACTAGACTGGGCAATGAGAATGAGGATAGCTATGGGAATAGCCTACTGTTTAGAGCACTTGCATCAGCTGACACCACCCATTGCCCACAAGAACCTGCTAACTTCCTCTATATATCTGACTGAAGATTATGCTGCTAAATTATCGGATCTTAGTCTCTGGAGCGACATAGTAGCTACGGAGAAGGTTTCTGAAGCCACACAGCTCTTAGAAACAACTTCAGCGCACATAAAGGGAAATGTGTATAGCTTTGGTGTAATATTGTTTGAATTGATCACAGGGAGGATTCCCTTTGGAGTGGACAATGACTTTCTTGCAGATTGGGCAGCAGAATATATAAGGGGGCAACCCTTGAGAGAAATGGTGGATATAAGCTTGAACTTTCTGAAACCAGATGAAATTGAGAAATGGTCCGAAGTTATTAATAACTGTGTACATCCAGATCCAGAAAAAAGACCAACTATGAGAGAGGTTACAGCTAAGTTGAAGGAGATCACTTCCATGGGGCCTGATGGAGCAACTCCAAAATCATCCCCTCTTTGGTGGGCAGAGTTGGAAATCATTTCCGCTGATTTAAGTTCAGACATTAATCCATAG
- the LOC130725219 gene encoding uncharacterized mitochondrial protein AtMg00810-like yields the protein MASCKPSATPVDTKQKLITTSGTPYEDPTLYRSLAGALQYLTFTRHNISYAVQQVCLHMHAPCTDHMLALKRILRHVQGTIHFGLSLTPSPIQKLISYTNADWGGCPDTRRSTSGYCVFLGDNLISWSSKRQPTLSRSSAEAEYRGHFGVL from the coding sequence ATGGCGTCCTGCAAACCGTCTGCCACTCCTGTTGATACCAAACAGAAGCTCATTACCACCTCAGGCACTCCTTATGAGGATCCCACTCTATATCGGAGTCTTGCAGGTGCATTACAGTATCTCACTTTTACTCGCCATAATATCTCTTATGCTGTTCAGCAGGTTTGCCTTCACATGCATGCTCCTTGCACAGATCACATGCTTGCTCTCAAACGCATCCTGCGTCATGTTCAGGGTACTATTCATTTTGGCTTGTCTTTGACCCCATCTCCCATTCAGAAGCTCATTTCTTACACTAATGCTGATTGGGGTGGATGTCCTGACACTCGACGTTCCACGTCTGGCTATTGTGTATTCCTTGGTGACAACCTCATCTCCTGGTCTTCTAAACGGCAGCCTACTCTCTCCCGTTCCAGTGCTGAGGCTGAGTACCGGGGCCACTTTGGTGTATTGTGA